A window of the Halopseudomonas phragmitis genome harbors these coding sequences:
- a CDS encoding DMT family transporter, with protein MSYRTLLLTALAMLAFAGNSLLCRLALRDTAIDPASFTALRLASGAVILLLLLRFGSGRMALQGNWSGALALFVYAGAFSLAYLHLDAGVGALILFGSVQLGMSGWGLLKGERLTRLQAAGLTLAALGLGLWLLPGSSAPALSGTLLMVLAGLAWACYSLIGRRAGDPLASTAGNFLRATPLGVLMLLAFAGSWQVDGLGLLYALLSGALTSGLGYALWYAALKGLSAIQGASVQLSVPVIAALLGSLLLAESLSLRLLLVSAMTLGGIGLVLWGQARRY; from the coding sequence TTGTCCTATCGCACCCTGCTGTTGACCGCCCTGGCCATGCTGGCGTTTGCCGGCAACTCGCTGCTGTGCCGCCTGGCACTACGTGATACGGCCATCGACCCCGCCAGTTTTACCGCCCTGCGACTGGCTTCCGGGGCCGTGATTTTGCTGCTGTTGCTGCGTTTTGGCAGCGGCCGGATGGCGCTCCAGGGCAACTGGTCTGGGGCCTTGGCCTTGTTCGTCTATGCTGGGGCGTTCTCGTTGGCCTATCTGCATCTGGATGCCGGGGTCGGTGCGCTGATTCTGTTCGGTTCGGTACAGCTTGGCATGAGTGGCTGGGGGCTGCTCAAGGGCGAGCGGCTGACCCGATTGCAGGCTGCGGGATTGACGTTGGCGGCGCTGGGACTAGGGCTGTGGCTGTTGCCCGGCAGCAGTGCGCCAGCGTTGTCGGGCACCCTGCTGATGGTACTGGCCGGGCTGGCCTGGGCTTGCTACTCATTGATTGGTCGGCGCGCTGGCGATCCGCTGGCGAGCACCGCCGGTAACTTTCTCCGCGCCACTCCGTTAGGGGTGTTGATGCTGTTGGCCTTTGCCGGGAGTTGGCAGGTCGATGGGCTGGGGCTGTTGTACGCGCTGTTGTCAGGGGCGCTGACCTCGGGGCTGGGTTATGCGCTGTGGTATGCCGCGCTCAAGGGCCTGAGTGCCATCCAGGGTGCCAGTGTGCAGCTCAGCGTACCGGTCATCGCCGCATTGCTTGGCAGTCTGCTGCTGGCGGAAAGCCTCAGCTTGCGTTTGCTGCTGGTATCGGCCATGACTCTGGGCGGGATTGGTTTGGTGTTGTGGGGACAGGCCCGGCGCTATTAG
- a CDS encoding flavin monoamine oxidase family protein: MNYSEPRFPRPRILGVLSTDWNRNPDFAGVYSYLRPGGTPADRERLAGEIAPRLWLAGEYTWAAGPGTLHGAFFSGERAARQVLASGLAGPASVLVIGAGLAGLAAARSLHRAGVAVRLLEAGPHAGGRARCDSRLGMPLPLGGAWLHGEQGHPLAERVSYIASGSWDYANTYILGQGRLEPLLYERLQARLAGIEQQLDQQPSAADTCLRDSLTAIDLADCDRVERLVLNSWLRLEYASLVSAPLADLSTRHRAEDFHLAGSNQLITGGLSEFVSELAAGLDIRFGQRALQLESAQRQWLVHCEQGEVWSADAVIVATAVGPVRDQRLRIQPELPAPVRQALRRIGSGCVSKTFFHCERQAWPAGRGFMLAAEEPPVFDSLVDVSDVAGAPMLCGFASGEQALRVEVMSDAERCQALEQLMTEAGIWS, from the coding sequence GTGAATTATTCTGAGCCCAGGTTCCCTCGACCACGGATTCTCGGGGTGCTGAGTACCGATTGGAACCGTAACCCGGATTTTGCCGGGGTGTATTCGTACCTGCGTCCCGGCGGCACGCCGGCTGATCGGGAGCGGCTGGCTGGCGAGATCGCGCCGCGGCTCTGGCTGGCCGGTGAATACACATGGGCGGCCGGGCCGGGCACCTTGCATGGCGCTTTCTTCAGTGGCGAGCGGGCGGCCCGGCAGGTGCTTGCCAGTGGTCTGGCCGGGCCTGCTTCGGTGCTGGTTATCGGTGCCGGTCTGGCTGGGCTGGCGGCGGCGCGCAGCTTGCACCGGGCTGGTGTGGCGGTTCGCCTGCTGGAGGCTGGCCCGCACGCCGGAGGGCGGGCCCGCTGTGATAGCCGTCTGGGCATGCCGCTGCCGTTGGGCGGCGCCTGGTTGCATGGCGAGCAGGGTCACCCCCTGGCAGAGCGGGTGAGCTATATCGCTTCTGGATCCTGGGATTATGCCAATACCTATATCCTGGGCCAGGGCCGGCTGGAGCCTCTCCTGTACGAGCGCTTGCAGGCACGGTTGGCTGGCATTGAGCAGCAACTGGATCAACAGCCGTCAGCGGCTGATACCTGTTTGCGAGACAGTCTGACGGCCATTGATCTGGCCGATTGTGATCGGGTCGAGCGGCTGGTGTTGAACAGTTGGTTGCGTCTGGAATATGCCAGCCTGGTTTCGGCCCCCTTGGCTGATCTGAGTACCCGGCACCGGGCCGAGGATTTCCATTTGGCGGGGAGCAACCAACTGATTACCGGTGGGCTGTCCGAGTTTGTCAGCGAGCTGGCCGCAGGGCTGGATATTCGCTTCGGCCAGCGGGCACTGCAGTTGGAGTCGGCTCAGCGGCAATGGCTGGTCCATTGCGAGCAGGGTGAGGTTTGGTCGGCCGATGCGGTGATTGTCGCCACGGCAGTGGGCCCGGTGCGGGACCAGCGCCTGCGCATTCAGCCGGAGTTGCCGGCCCCGGTACGCCAGGCGCTGAGGCGGATCGGTTCGGGCTGTGTCAGTAAGACCTTCTTTCATTGCGAACGTCAAGCCTGGCCGGCAGGACGGGGGTTCATGCTGGCTGCCGAAGAGCCGCCAGTGTTTGACTCGCTGGTGGATGTCAGTGATGTAGCTGGTGCCCCTATGTTGTGCGGCTTTGCCAGTGGCGAGCAGGCGCTACGGGTGGAAGTTATGTCCGATGCAGAGCGCTGTCAGGCGTTGGAGCAACTCATGACTGAGGCGGGCATCTGGTCTTAG
- a CDS encoding GNAT family N-acetyltransferase, with product MIELHWLREHMQHCPTLAAWLHAQFDYEFASQSLTDWQQEFAAGQLNGDWPALVALEGERLLGGAALARDDLPERPELGPWLACVYVQPQVRGQGLAERLIEAIMAEARRQGYQRIYLHTHDRRDYYVRRGWQVMEQFQAWRGDNWLMQRELF from the coding sequence ATGATTGAACTGCACTGGTTGCGCGAGCATATGCAGCACTGCCCGACGCTGGCCGCCTGGCTGCATGCACAGTTTGATTATGAGTTTGCCAGCCAGAGCCTGACGGACTGGCAGCAGGAGTTCGCCGCCGGCCAGCTCAACGGTGACTGGCCAGCACTGGTGGCGCTTGAGGGCGAGCGGTTGCTGGGTGGCGCGGCCTTGGCGCGGGATGATCTGCCCGAGCGGCCAGAGCTGGGGCCCTGGTTGGCATGCGTCTATGTGCAGCCTCAGGTTCGAGGTCAGGGCCTGGCCGAACGGCTGATCGAGGCGATCATGGCCGAGGCACGCCGCCAGGGCTATCAACGGATTTACCTGCACACCCATGACCGGCGCGACTATTACGTCCGGCGCGGCTGGCAGGTTATGGAGCAATTTCAGGCCTGGCGGGGCGATAACTGGTTGATGCAACGTGAATTATTCTGA
- a CDS encoding SIR2 family NAD-dependent protein deacylase, with product MMGQAMDPDWLAAMRRVRRAVVFTGAGVSAESGIATFRDALSGLWARYDPASMATAEAFAAEPDLVWGWYQWRLRQVAEAQPNPAHRAIAALATRVEQLTVVTQNVDDLHERAGSRDVIHLHGSLSATRCFDCARPHPLSNDVLAEVVEGQRISPPQCGFCGGWIRPGVVWFGEMLPDGAFEQALDAAGKCDLLLAVGTSGQVYPAAHIPQHALASGAWLVHVNPDSIAPRAERERSLQGPAGHWLPQLLELIGGVDD from the coding sequence ATGATGGGGCAGGCAATGGACCCGGATTGGCTGGCGGCCATGCGTCGGGTGCGTCGAGCGGTGGTGTTCACTGGAGCAGGGGTTTCGGCTGAAAGTGGGATCGCAACCTTTCGAGATGCGCTGAGCGGACTGTGGGCGCGTTACGATCCAGCCAGCATGGCTACGGCCGAGGCCTTTGCCGCTGAGCCGGATCTGGTCTGGGGCTGGTACCAGTGGCGCCTGCGACAGGTCGCCGAGGCCCAGCCCAACCCGGCCCATCGGGCGATTGCAGCACTGGCGACGCGGGTCGAGCAGTTGACTGTGGTGACCCAGAATGTCGATGATCTGCATGAACGGGCCGGCAGCCGCGATGTTATTCATCTGCATGGCAGCCTCAGTGCTACCCGCTGCTTCGACTGTGCCCGGCCTCATCCGTTGTCGAATGACGTGCTGGCCGAGGTGGTGGAAGGGCAGCGGATCAGTCCGCCACAGTGCGGGTTCTGTGGGGGCTGGATTCGTCCCGGGGTGGTGTGGTTTGGCGAGATGCTGCCGGACGGCGCCTTCGAGCAGGCGCTGGATGCTGCTGGCAAATGCGACCTGCTGCTGGCGGTCGGCACTTCCGGGCAGGTCTATCCGGCAGCTCATATTCCCCAGCACGCCCTGGCCTCCGGTGCCTGGCTGGTGCACGTTAACCCTGACTCAATCGCGCCGCGGGCCGAGCGCGAGCGGTCACTGCAGGGACCGGCGGGGCACTGGCTGCCGCAGTTGCTGGAACTGATTGGGGGTGTCGATGATTGA